One window of Medicago truncatula cultivar Jemalong A17 chromosome 2, MtrunA17r5.0-ANR, whole genome shotgun sequence genomic DNA carries:
- the LOC11432027 gene encoding G-type lectin S-receptor-like serine/threonine-protein kinase SD2-5, producing the protein MEIGYKMMGLLKNGTLILYMLMLLLLRTYQAKDQHIQKIYPGFSASRLDWNDNNGFFLLSNNSAFAFGFFTTLDVSLFVLVVIHLSSYKVVWTANRGLLVKNSDKCVFNHSGNIYLESGNGFVWETNTAGQKVRDMELLDSGNLVLFGENGKAIWQSFSHPTDTLLPGQSFVEGMTLKSFPNRMNLFHFLGYIQGDLVLYAGFETTQLYWSLMGEVGNRTRKNVTGKTNKVHYASLVSNSWNFYDKNGILVWKTVFSDHSDPKSFYAAILDPNGAISFYDLNKGKSTNPEVFKLPQDPCGVPEPCDPYYVCFFANWCECPSLLRSRFNCKPPNISACSPRSSTELLYVGEHLDYFALKYDAPVLKSTLNSCKDACVKNCSCLVLFYENSTGRCFHFDQTGSFQRFKGSTGGYVSYMKVSTDSGGNDGSSSGKKNMLLVFVIVILTVLVIAGLITGFWCYKKKKSFDEYPQETLEEDDFFDGLSNMPARFTYSALARATKDFSTKIGEGGFGSVYLGLLEDDTQLAVKKLEGVGQGAKEFKAEVSIIGSIHHVHLVKLKGFCAEGPHRLLVYEYMARGSLDKWIFKNSENTLLLTWETRYNIAIGTAKGLAYLHEECEVRIIHCDIKPQNVLLDDNFMAKVSDFGLAKLMSREQSHVFTTLRGTRGYLAPEWITNYAISEKSDVFSYGMLLLEIVGGRKNYDQWEGAEKAHFPSYVSRMMEEGKIREVIDQKIDIDDKDESVVTALKVALWCIQDDMNLRPSMSKVVQMLEGLCLVNDPPSLLQSSTYSAYLKMSSGEASSSGQASFYSNVPLSCVQLSGPR; encoded by the exons ATGGAAATCGG TTATAAAATGATGGGCTTATTGAAAAATGGAACCTTGATATTGTATATGTTAATGCTCCTTTTGTTAAGAACCTACCAAGCCAAAGATCAACACATTCAGAAGATATATCCCGGATTCAGTGCATCTCGTTTGGATTGGAATGACAATAACGGTTTCTTCTTACTATCCAACAACTCAGCTTTTGCTTTTGGATTCTTTACAACTCTTGATGTAtcgttgtttgttttagtagtCATTCATTTGAGTAGCTACAAAGTTGTTTGGACTGCAAATAGAGGCTTGCTTGTTAAAAACTCTGACAAATGTGTGTTTAACCATAGTGGAAATATTTATTTGGAAAGTGGAAATGGTTTTGTTTGGGAAACAAACACAGCAGGACAAAAAGTTAGGGACATGGAATTGTTGGATTCAGGAAATTTGGTtttgtttggtgaaaatgggAAAGCTATTTGGCAAAGTTTTAGCCATCCTACTGATACACTTTTACCTGGTCAATCCTTTGTTGAAGGAATGACTCTTAAAAGTTTCCCGAATCGAATGAACTTGTTTCATTTTCTAGGTTATATACAAGGTGATTTGGTTCTCTATGCAGGTTTTGAAACTACACAATTGTATTGGTCTTTAATGGGAGAAGTTGGTAATAGAACTCGAAAAAATGTTACAGGTAAGACTAATAAGGTTCACTATGCTTCTTTGGTTTCTAATTCATGGAACTTCTATGATAAAAATGGAATTTTGGTTTGGAAAACTGTATTTTCTGATCATTCAGATCCCAAGTCATTTTATGCTGCTATTTTGGATCCAAATGGTGCAATCTCTTTTTATGATCTTAACAAAGGAAAATCTACTAATCCTGAGGTATTTAAATTACCACAAGACCCTTGTGGAGTTCCCGAGCCTTGTGATCCTTACTATGTTTGTTTCTTTGCGAATTGGTGTGAATGCCCTTCCCTTCTACGATCGCGTTTCAATTGCAAACCTCCTAACATCTCAGCATGTTCTCCTAGGAGTTCAACAGAACTTCTTTATGTTGGTGAACATCTTGATTATTTTGCACTTAAGTATGATGCACCTGTTTTGAAATCAACCTTGAATTCATGCAAAGATGCTTGTGTAAAAAACTGTTCTTGCCTTGTGCTTTTCTATGAAAACAGTACTGGTAGATGCTTTCATTTTGATCAGACCGGGAGCTTCCAACGGTTTAAAGGGAGCACTGGTGGTTATGTTTCATATATGAAGGTTTCAACTGATAGTGGTGGCAATGATGGCAGCAGTAGCGGAAAGAAGAACATGCTGCTAGTTTTTGTTATAGTGATTCTCACAGTTCTTGTTATAGCTGGTCTTATAACTGGATTTTGGTGctacaagaagaagaaaagttttGATGAGTATCCTCAAGAAACTTTAGAGGAAGATGATTTCTTTGATGGTCTCTCTAATATGCCAGCACGTTTTACCTATAGTGCACTTGCTAGAGCAACCAAGGACTTCTCGACGAAAATCGGTGAAGGAGGATTCGGCTCGGTGTATCTTGGATTACTTGAAGATGACACACAATTGGCAGTGAAAAAATTGGAAGGAGTTGGACAAGGAGCAAAAGAGTTCAAAGCAGAAGTATCCATAATTGGAAGTATTCACCATGTTCATCTTGTCAAGCTTAAAGGGTTTTGCGCCGAAGGTCCTCATCGCCTTCTTGTGTATGAATATATGGCAAGAGGGTCTTTGGATAAATGGATCTTCAAAAACAGTGAAAACACTTTGTTGTTGACTTGGGAAACAAGGTACAATATTGCAATAGGAACTGCTAAGGGATTGGCCTATCTTCATGAGGAGTGTGAAGTGAGGATCATACACTGTGATATCAAACCACAAAATGTTCTTCTTGATGATAATTTCATGGCTAAGGTTTCGGATTTTGGATTGGCAAAGCTAATGAGCAGAGAACAAAGCCATGTATTCACAACTCTTAGGGGAACAAGAGGGTATTTAGCACCAGAATGGATAACTAACTACGCGATTTCGGAGAAGAGTGATGTGTTCAGCTATGGAATGCTTTTGCTTGAGATtgttggaggaagaaaaaactATGATCAATGGGAAGGAGCAGAGAAAGCACATTTTCCTTCTTATGTATCAAGAATGATGGAGGAAGGAAAAATAAGAGAAGTTATTGACCAAAAGATAGATATTGATGATAAAGATGAAAGTGTTGTGACTGCTCTTAAAGTTGCTCTTTGGTGTATACAAGATGATATGAATTTGAGACCTTCCATGAGTAAAGTTGTTCAAATGCTTGAAGGTTTGTGTCTTGTAAATGATCCACCTTCTTTATTACAATCAAGTACTTATTCAGCTTACTTGAAAATGAGTAGTGGAGAAGCTAGTTCATCAGGACAAGCTAGTTTTTATAGCAATGTGCCCTTGTCTTGTGTTCAGTTATCAGGACCAAGATAA
- the LOC25487954 gene encoding uncharacterized protein: protein MLLRSYSAPIPSSFLPHSMESSSEQELNHHLPRTLASPRHKKTAPLLKNHHQEEIEQKFHKKKTTPSMRELFSSSSLDKQVLYHDEGGKKVGKLQTLVMGGGGMGCDGGSICGGCNGSGRDSGGGNGNGWENNYGRDETDAYYQNMIEANPNNSLLLGNYAKFLKEVRGDYGKAEEYVERAILASPSDADALSLYADLIWQTEKNADRAEAYFDRAIQSDPNDCYVLASYAKFLWDAEEDEDNDCQHKTDKSHTHSPDLFLGANGRSHVTAASKI from the exons atgttactaaGAAGCTATAGTGCACCAATTCCAAGTTCTTTCCTTCCACACTCAATGGAATCTTCTTCTGAACAAGAACTCAATCACCACCTTCCTAGAACACTTGCAAGTCCAAGACATAAAAAAACTGCACCACTTCTTAAGAATCATCATCAAGAAGAAATAGAACAAAAATTtcacaagaaaaaaacaacacCTTCAATGAGAGAACTGTTTTCAAGTTCTAGTTTAGATAAGCAAGTTTTGTATCATGACGAAGGTGGTAAGAAAGTTGGAAAGTTGCAAACTTTAGTAATGGGTGGTGGTGGTATGGGGTGTGATGGTGGAAGTATTTGTGGTGGTTGTAATGGTAGTGGAAGAGATTCAGGTGGTGGAAATGGAAATGGATGGGAAAATAATTATGGTAGAGATGAAACTGATGCTTATTACCAGAATATGATTGAAGCAAACCCAAATAATTCTCTTTTACTTGGAAATTATGCCAAGTTTTTGAAAGAG GTGCGTGGAGATTATGGTAAAGCAGAGGAGTATGTTGAAAGAGCCATTTTGGCTAGCCCTAGTGATGCTGATGCTTTATCACTCTATGCTGATTTAATATGGCAAACAGAGAAGAATGCTGATCGAGCTGAAGCCTATTTTGATAGAGCTATTCAAAGTGATCCAAATGATTG CTATGTCTTGGCTTCATATGCAAAATTCCTATGGGAtgctgaagaagatgaagataatgACTGCCAACATAAAACTGATAAGAGCCATACACATTCACCTGATCTTTTTCTAGGAGCTAATGGTCGTTCTCATGTCACTGCAGCCTCTAAAATCTAA